The DNA segment GGACGCATGTTTGACATGAAAGACATGGTAAGGCCGCTTGGGCGGAGGGGCCCGCATCATCAGGCTTTCCAGTTTGTCCAAAGCTTCGGTGTCGGGACTGGTCAGCAAAATTCTGCCTTCCGCGTCGACCTGGATTTGGATCGGCGGGGTGTCTTTAGGAGCCGTTGGGGCGTCAGCACGCTCACCAAACAGACGATCAAAATCTTTTCCCGATTGAACTTGTTCAGCGGTCGGGGGTGGTTGGTCGATCGGAGGTTCGTTTAAGGGAGTCGCTGGCGGAGCACGGAATTGGGCTAGGCTTTGCGTCAGCTGGTTTGTAGAGGCTTCCAGTGGATCGACACGAGGCGTTTCTTTTTTAGGTTGGGCATCGGTGCGAGGCGTTTCAATGTCGGCGTCGGTTTCGGATTCTTCCGAAATCTCCACTTTTTTGGGGGCGGGAAAGTCGTCCTCGCTGGGCAATTCGACTCGATTGGGGGCCAGTCGTTCGAACTGTGTTTGCAACCGTTTCAGGTACTCATAGGTTTCCGGAACGGCGGCAGCATCCATCACGCGAACGGTCTGTTGGTTTCCCCCGGGAGGCGGCAATTCGCCCAGTTTGACTAACAGGTTGGAAACGTCCTCCATCTCGTATTCGTTTGCCCATAAGAGAACCTGTTTGAACCGCACGTCGGCCGCGACACGAAACTTGTCGGGCTCTTCCTTTTTCTCTTGTTGCATTCCAAAGTACGAATACCGATTGCGATTATTGTTCGATTCCTTTTTGTCGTCATTGCCGATCAGGAACCCGATCGATTCGGCCACCGCACGGGGATCGCGATAGCGAATGGGAAGGACATAGAACTGCCTGCCGCTACCGTCTAAACGTTCGATCAGGGACCGCACGATATAACGATCCGCTAATGATCCAGACACGATGAGTGCTTTGTTGTCGGAATCGACTTGGATATGGGTCATCGGTTCTAGGATGTTCATCCCGCGAACGATTTCCAGCAGTTTTTCTGGATCCAGCGAGGTCAATCGAAAGGCTTCCACGCGGGATTCCACGTCGGCCAGCGAGACCATTGCATCGGTGGGGACGTCGACCCGCTTGATGAATTCGGCCGCGATTGCGACTCGGTCGACGGGAGCCTGCAAGATAATCGAATTTCGCCGTTCGTTGGCGACAATGGAAATCGCCGGTTCCTTTTCCTTGGCGGGAGGCGGTTTGCCGCCTTGGCGTTGTTGCATTTGCTGCATCATCTGCATTTGCTGAGGAGTCATGGGCGCTTCCTTTTTCTCCAAACCCAAGAACTGCTCAAGCATCTCTTTGACATCGCTGGCCGAGACATGCCGCAGCATGAATTCCGGCGCCAAATCTTGTCTGGATTCGTCCGATTGCTCGCGCGCCAACAGTTCCGCGATTTGCTGCAGGTTCACCGCAGCGTCCATCGCTTCGATACGGTTGGTTGTCGTGAGTGCGGTCAATTTGCCATTTGCACTGACCATCGGTTTCAATTCTTCCGCCAGCTTTTCCGCCGATAGCCAGCCTACATCCAACGAGGTCCGTACGAAATCATGAGGCGGCAATTTGGACAATTCACTTTTGTCGACGCGAGGGACCAATGCGGCATTGATCTCAGCTGTCTTTAAAACCATCAAGCCATCTTCACGGCGAAGCATAACGTACCCGCGAGCCAACAGATGCCGGTTCAGTAGGTCGCGAACTTCATCCAGCGAGTAGCGTCCGAAGGAAGAGATGTTGACGTGATCGCCGGGAAGTTCTCGCCAGTCGAGCGGCATATCCGAGATTTCGGCGAACCATTCCAGAATGGCCAGCCATGGTTGATTGCGGAAACTGAATGCGATTTTTTCGTCCGCGTCGGGGCGAACCGTTAGTTCTTTCGGGTCCGGTGGCTCGGTCGGCTCATTGGGACGCTGAATCGTCTTCGATCCAGCTGGTTCTTTTTCGCCCTCTTTGGCGGGTTTGTCGCCGGGGCCTGGTTTGCCCGGTTTGTCGCCATCGGCGCCTGCCGGGGGGCCACCGGCCTGCGATTTGGCGGCGGCCGCAGCCTGTGCAGCCTTGATGGCAGCAGGTGAAGGTTGGCCCGCAGCCTGGGGAACCGCTTGGACAGCAGGTTCCTGACCCCGTGCCTGCTTTACGTCTAAATCATTGCTAGGCAATAAGATAGACAAACCACTTGCAAGGCACCCAATCATCCAATGACGCGCTGCAAGCGGGGGCATAACGCGTATGAAATTTCGCAACATCCTAAGGATGCTCCGTTTAACTGAGTAGAAAAGGGG comes from the Roseimaritima multifibrata genome and includes:
- a CDS encoding secretin N-terminal domain-containing protein, which produces MSILLPSNDLDVKQARGQEPAVQAVPQAAGQPSPAAIKAAQAAAAAKSQAGGPPAGADGDKPGKPGPGDKPAKEGEKEPAGSKTIQRPNEPTEPPDPKELTVRPDADEKIAFSFRNQPWLAILEWFAEISDMPLDWRELPGDHVNISSFGRYSLDEVRDLLNRHLLARGYVMLRREDGLMVLKTAEINAALVPRVDKSELSKLPPHDFVRTSLDVGWLSAEKLAEELKPMVSANGKLTALTTTNRIEAMDAAVNLQQIAELLAREQSDESRQDLAPEFMLRHVSASDVKEMLEQFLGLEKKEAPMTPQQMQMMQQMQQRQGGKPPPAKEKEPAISIVANERRNSIILQAPVDRVAIAAEFIKRVDVPTDAMVSLADVESRVEAFRLTSLDPEKLLEIVRGMNILEPMTHIQVDSDNKALIVSGSLADRYIVRSLIERLDGSGRQFYVLPIRYRDPRAVAESIGFLIGNDDKKESNNNRNRYSYFGMQQEKKEEPDKFRVAADVRFKQVLLWANEYEMEDVSNLLVKLGELPPPGGNQQTVRVMDAAAVPETYEYLKRLQTQFERLAPNRVELPSEDDFPAPKKVEISEESETDADIETPRTDAQPKKETPRVDPLEASTNQLTQSLAQFRAPPATPLNEPPIDQPPPTAEQVQSGKDFDRLFGERADAPTAPKDTPPIQIQVDAEGRILLTSPDTEALDKLESLMMRAPPPKRPYHVFHVKHASAYWMETNLKLYFEDAEEDDGNNDPFTRWYFDLPEDDDETPAGLGADQPLKFLADIDTSTIVVTGASPEQLRTIEELIELWDVPEPLDQQKARYTKLVTVHYSRAEKIAETVKDAYRDLLSSNDKAFGQGKPKGQQGGAENVEKSRNGPGAGLVDQGGKEGGGSDFTFKGKLSVGVDEVGNTLLVSAEGEPLLDLIVDMIRQLDDAAKTQGNVQVHRTSGTIRIDALESALGAFTEAGAAPPNRRSPQIKEATSGNGETTNP